GAAGCCGGCGGCGTCAACGGGGAGGACGTCACCGTCCTCCACCGCGACTCCGGCGACACGACGACGAACCTCGCGACCCAGTCGACGACGGAGCTGCTCAACGAGGGCGTCGCGGCGGTCGTCGGCCCGGCCTCCTCGGGCGTGGCGAAGACCGTCATCAACCAGATCACCGGTGCCGGCGTCATCCAGTTCTCGCCGGCGAACACCACTCCGGACTTCACCGACTGGGACGACGACGGCTTCTACTGGCGCACCGCTCCCTCGGACGTCCTCCAGGGCCAGGTCCTCGGCAACTTCATGGTGTCCCAGGGCGCCTCGAACGTCGGCATGATCGTCCTCAACGACGCCTACGGCACCGGCCTCGCCGCGAACATCCGCGAGACCGTCGAGGGCGCCGGCGGCACGATCGTCGCGGAATCGATGTTCAACGAGGGCGACTCCCAGTTCACCTCCCAGGTGGACGAGGTCGTCGGCGCGGACCCCGACGCGATCGCCGTCATCACCTTCGACCAGGCGAAGTCGATCGTCCCGCTGCTGACCTCACGCGGGATCAGCGCCGATCAGCTGTACTTCGTCGACGGCAACGTCGCGGACTACAGCGAGGACTTCGATCCCGGCACGCTCGAGGGCGCCTACGGCACGCAGCCCGGCTCCTTCGCCGCCGACGACTTCAAGGAGCGGCTGGCGGAGGTCGACGACTCGCTCACCGTGTGGAACTACGCGGGCGAGTCCTACGACGCCACCGTCCTCCTCGCGCTCGCCGCCGCGCAGGCGGGCTCGACCGACCCCGCCGCGATCCGCGACGAGCTCCAGGCGGTGTCGCGCGACGGCGAGAAGTGCACCGAGGTCGCCGAGTGCTTCGAACTCATCGAGGCCGGGACGGACATCGACTACGACGGCATCTCCGGACCCGTGACGATGTCGGAGAACGGCGACGTCACCGAGGCGACGATGGGCATCTACAAGTTCGACGGCGACAATGTGCCGCAGCCGGACATGGAGGAGCAGGGCTCGCTCGAGTGATCCGAGCTCCACAGCCCGAAGGGGGCGGCCACCGTACGGTGGCCGCCCCCTTCGTCGTCCCGCCCTCAGCGCTCGCCGGGCGGGAGCCCGGTCACTCCCGGTGGTCGACCTTCTCCGCGAGGTCGCCGAGGTAGAGCTCGATGACCTTCGGATCATTGAGGAGATCGCGGCCGGTCCCGGTGTGGGAGTCGCGGCCCTGGTCGAGGACGTACCCGCGGTCGCAGATCTGCAGGCAACGGCGAGCGTTCTGCTCGACCATGATGACGCACACCCCGGCGCGGTTGATCTCGTGGACGCGGAGGAACGCCTCGTCCTGCTTGACCGGCGACAGGCCGGCCGAGGGCTCGTCGAGGAGGAGCACGGCCGGATCCATCATGAGCGCGCGCGACATCGCGACCATCTGCCGCTCGCCCCCGGACAGGGAGCCGGCCCGCTGCGAGCGCCGCTTCGCGAGCTCGGGGAACATCGACGTGACGTACTCGAAGCGCTCCGCGAAGAGCTTGGGGCGGAGGAAGAGGCCCATCTGGAGGTTCTCCTCCACGGTGAGCGTGGTGAACACGTTCTCCGTCTGCGGGACGAAGCCGAGCCCGCGGGACACGAGGACGTTCGCCTTGAGCCCGGTGAGATCCTCGCCGCGCACCCGCACGGTGCCGGAGTGGACCTTGACGAGCCCGAACATCGCCTTGAGGAGCGTCGACTTGCCCGCGCCGTTCGGCCCGATGATGCCGATGAGCTCGCCCGGCCGGGCCTCGATGCTGCAGCCGTTGAGGATGTTCACCCCCGGGAGGTAGCCGGCGACGAGGTCGGTGACGGTGACGACCGGCTCCCCGGCGGCGCCCGGATCGGGGGCGGGTGCGGCGTGCGGGGCGGCGGTCATGGGACGTCCTTCCGGTCGGCGGGCGGTGCATCGGCGGCNCGACGACCCCGCGGCCGATCTCGTCACAGTGACCCTCGACCTGGGCGCCGGGACGGACAGCGCGGCCCTCGCCGCGGCGCTCACCGCGGCCGGCTACCCGGCGGCGGAGGGCTCGGACCCGGATGCCACGGGACAGCAGAGCGCCCGGGGCCTGCATCGGAATGCGGACCCCGGGCGGCCGGTCGACGTGCGGATCAGCCCAGCGACGCGGTGAGGTGGATGTCGACGCCCTTGAGGGCCTTCGACACCGGGCAGTCCTTCTTCGCCTTCTGCGCGATCGTCTCGAAATCGGCGACGGACATCCCCGGCACCCGGCCGACGACGACGAGGTGGATGTCGGTGATCCCCTTCTCCGCGGTGAATGAGACGTCGGCACCGGTGGTGATCTCCTCGGGAGGCGTGCCGTTCTGGGTCAGGGCGTTCGACAGGGCCATCGAGTAGCACGCGGAGTGCGCCGCGCCGATGAGCTCCTCGGGGTTCGTCACCCCGGTGATCGCCGTCTCTGCGCGGCCGGCCCACGACAGGGTCATCGTCGTCGCCTGCGAGGTGTCGAGCGAGACCGTGCCGGTGCCCTCGGCGAGGGTGCCCTGCCAGGTGGTGTGGGCCTTCGAGACGATCGGGTGCGCTGCGGGTGCCATGGATTCCTCGTTCCTCGGATCGGGTGGGTGAGGGCCCTGCGGGCCCGCTTCCACTCTACTGCCCGCCCCGAATGTAACGGGTGGGAAAATTTCCTTCGCGCCGTCCGCCTTTCGGAGCGAATCTGTGGTGATATTCATCACATCCCCCCAGGGGCTGGCATGGGCACGGAGCCCATGATCGACAGGAGGCTGAACATGGCTGTGACACAGTGGGCGAGGCGCGGTTCGCGTCTCTCGGCATCGGTGGCGATGGGTGCGGCGATCGTGCTCGTCGCCTCGGCGTGCGCGACGGGCGGCGGCGAGGAGTCCGGCGGCGGCGAGACCGGCGGCGGCGAGGGCGGCGGCGGTGCGCTCTCGATCGGGACGCTCCTCCCGCAGACGGGCGCTCTCGCATTCCTCGGTCCCCCCGAGATCGCCGGCGTCGATCTCGCGATCAAGGAGATCAACGAAGCCGGCGGCGTCAACGGGGAGGACGTCACCGTCCTCCACCGCGACTCCGGCGACACGACGACGAACCTCGCGACCCAGTCGACGACGGAGCTGCTCAACGAGGGCGTCGCGGCGGTCGTCGGCCCGGCCTCCTCGGGCGTGGCGAAGACCGTCATCAACCAGATCACCGGTGCCGGCGTCATCCAGTTCTCGCCGGCGAACACCACTCCGGACTTCACCGACTGGGACGACGACGGCTTCTACTGGCGCACCGCTCCCTCGGACGTCCTCCAGGGCCAGGTCCTCGGCAACTTCATGGTGTCCCAGGGCGCCTCGAACGTCGGCATGATCGTCCTCAACGACGCCTACGGCACCGGCCTCGCCGCGAACATCCGCGAGACCGTCGAGGGCGCCGGCGGCACGATCGTCGCGGAATCGATGTTCAACGAGGGCGACTCCCAGTTCACCTCCCAGGTGGACGAGGTCGTCGGCGCGGACCCCGACGCGATCGCCGTCATCACCTTCGACCAGGCGAAGTCGATCGTCCCGCTGCTGACCTCACGCGGGATCAGCGCCGATCAGCTGTACTTCGTCGACGGCAACGTCGCGGACTACAGCGAGGACTTCGATCCCGGCACGCTCGAGGGCGCCTACGGCACGCAGCCCGGCTCCTTCGCCGCCGACGACTTCAAGGAGCGGCTGGCGGAGGTCGACGACTCGCTCACCGTGTGGAACTACGCGGGCGAGTCCTACGACGCCACCGTCCTCCTCGCGCTCGCCGCCGCGCAGGCGGGCTCGACCGACCCCGCCGCGATCCGCGACGAGCTCCAGGCGGTGTCGCGCGACGGCGAGAAGTGCACCGAGGTCGCCGAGTGCTTCGAACTCATCGAGGCCGGGAC
This Brevibacterium ihuae DNA region includes the following protein-coding sequences:
- a CDS encoding OsmC family peroxiredoxin — translated: MAPAAHPIVSKAHTTWQGTLAEGTGTVSLDTSQATTMTLSWAGRAETAITGVTNPEELIGAAHSACYSMALSNALTQNGTPPEEITTGADVSFTAEKGITDIHLVVVGRVPGMSVADFETIAQKAKKDCPVSKALKGVDIHLTASLG
- a CDS encoding ABC transporter ATP-binding protein codes for the protein MTAAPHAAPAPDPGAAGEPVVTVTDLVAGYLPGVNILNGCSIEARPGELIGIIGPNGAGKSTLLKAMFGLVKVHSGTVRVRGEDLTGLKANVLVSRGLGFVPQTENVFTTLTVEENLQMGLFLRPKLFAERFEYVTSMFPELAKRRSQRAGSLSGGERQMVAMSRALMMDPAVLLLDEPSAGLSPVKQDEAFLRVHEINRAGVCVIMVEQNARRCLQICDRGYVLDQGRDSHTGTGRDLLNDPKVIELYLGDLAEKVDHRE
- a CDS encoding ABC transporter substrate-binding protein, coding for MAVTQWARRGSRLSASVAMGAAIVLVASACATGGGEESGGGETGGGEGGGGALSIGTLLPQTGALAFLGPPEIAGVDLAIKEINEAGGVNGEDVTVLHRDSGDTTTNLATQSTTELLNEGVAAVVGPASSGVAKTVINQITGAGVIQFSPANTTPDFTDWDDDGFYWRTAPSDVLQGQVLGNFMVSQGASNVGMIVLNDAYGTGLAANIRETVEGAGGTIVAESMFNEGDSQFTSQVDEVVGADPDAIAVITFDQAKSIVPLLTSRGISADQLYFVDGNVADYSEDFDPGTLEGAYGTQPGSFAADDFKERLAEVDDSLTVWNYAGESYDATVLLALAAAQAGSTDPAAIRDELQAVSRDGEKCTEVAECFELIEAGTDIDYDGISGPVTMSENGDVTEATMGIYKFDGDNVPQPDMEEQGSLE
- a CDS encoding ABC transporter substrate-binding protein, coding for MAVTQWARRGSRLSASVAMGAAIVLVASACATGGGEESGGGETGGGEGGGGALSIGTLLPQTGALAFLGPPEIAGVDLAIKEINEAGGVNGEDVTVLHRDSGDTTTNLATQSTTELLNEGVAAVVGPASSGVAKTVINQITGAGVIQFSPANTTPDFTDWDDDGFYWRTAPSDVLQGQVLGNFMVSQGASNVGMIVLNDAYGTGLAANIRETVEGAGGTIVAESMFNEGDSQFTSQVDEVVGADPDAIAVITFDQAKSIVPLLTSRGISADQLYFVDGNVADYSEDFDPGTLEGAYGTQPGSFAADDFKERLAEVDDSLTVWNYAGESYDATVLLALAAAQAGSTDPAAIRDELQAVSRDGEKCTEVAECFELIEAGTDIDYDGISGPVTMSENGDVTEATMGIYKFDGDNVPQPDMEEQGSLE